In the genome of Populus nigra chromosome 9, ddPopNigr1.1, whole genome shotgun sequence, one region contains:
- the LOC133703799 gene encoding G-type lectin S-receptor-like serine/threonine-protein kinase At4g27290, whose translation MRVPAEHCILVLLFCSSLLLIVDTATAIDTINTTHSIRDGDTIVSAEGTYVLGFFSPGESKNRYVGIWYGKIPVKTIVWVANRETPLNDSSGLLRLTDLGILVILNQNGTIIWSSNSSRSASNPAAQLLDSGNLVVKEQGDSLENSLWQSFEHPTDTILPGMKLGRNRITGMEWYMTSWKSPDDPSRGNFTCILIPHGYPELVLKQGSKMKYRSGPWDGLRFSGIPNLKPNPIYKFEFVISEEEIFYRESLVDKSMLWRFMTDQNGDIPSLAWIEQTQSWLLYETANTDNCDRYALCGANGLCNIQSSPVCECFDGFVPKVPTDWAVTVWSSGCVRRTPLNCSGDGFRKLSGVKMPETKESWFDKSLDLEECKNTCLKNCSCTAYSNMDIRGGGSGCLLWFGDLIDNRRFSENEQNIYIRMAASELDNGDGAEINANSNVKKIIIISTLSTGIFLLGLVLVLYVWRRKHQEKGQSTGALERRSNNKHKKEDLKLPLFDLDALACATDNFSADNKLGEGGFGSVYKGTLTDGREIAVKRLSKNSRQGIGEFKTEVEYIVKFQHRNLVQLLGCCFEGDEKMLIYEFLPNKSLDFYIFNETEDTLLDWPTRYNIINGIARGLLYLHQDSRLRVIHRDLKASNILLDYELNPKISDFGLARSFGGNEIEANTIKVAGTYGYISPEYAIEGLYSVKSDVFSFGVLVLEIVSGYRNRGFSHPEHSLNLLGHAWRLFREGRSMELVRQSIIEACNLAQVLRSIHVALLCVQDNREDRPDMSYVVLMLSNDNTLPQPKHPGFFIERDPAEASSTSEGTADSANKCSITVLQAR comes from the exons atgagagtACCAGCGGAACATTGCATTCTTGTGCTTCTTTTTTGCTCCTCTTTATTGCTTATTGTAGACACAGCAACTGCTATTGACACCATAAACACAACTCACTCCATTAGAGATGGTGATACCATAGTTTCAGCTGAAGGAACCTATGTGTTGGGATTTTTCAGCCCTGGAGAATCCAAGAACCGATACGTAGGGATATGGTATGGCAAGATACCTGTCAAGACTATAGTTTGGGTTGCCAATAGAGAGACACCCCTTAATGATTCATCAGGTCTTTTAAGGCTAACTGACTTGGGAATTCTTGTCATTCTCAATCAGAATGGGACCATAATTTGGTCTTCCAACTCATCGAGATCTGCTTCTAATCCAGCTGCTCAACTTCTGGATTCAGGAAACCTTGTTGTGAAAGAGCAGGGTGATAGCCTGGAAAATTCCTTGTGGCAGAGTTTTGAACATCCAACTGATACAATATTGCCAGGCATGAAGCTAGGAAGGAATAGAATAACAGGCATGGAGTGGTACATGACATCGTGGAAGTCACCAGATGATCCTTCCAGAGGTAACTTTACTTGTATACTTATTCCTCACGGATATCCTGAGTTAGTTCTGAAGCAAGGTTCAAAAATGAAGTACAGATCAGGGCCATGGGATGGCTTGCGGTTCAGTGGGATACCTAACTTGAAACCAAATCCCATAtacaaatttgaatttgttattAGTGAGGAGGAGATATTCTACAGAGAAAGTCTTGTTGATAAGTCAATGCTTTGGAGGTTCATGACAGATCAGAATGGCGATATCCCGAGCCTCGCTTGGATTGAGCAAACGCAAAGTTGGTTGCTTTATGAAACAGCGAACACAGATAATTGTGATCGCTATGCACTCTGTGGTGCAAACGGTTTATGTAATATTCAAAGCTCTCCAGTGTGTGAATGCTTCGATGGGTTCGTACCAAAAGTTCCAACAGACTGGGCCGTGACAGTATGGTCAAGTGGCTGTGTTAGAAGGACTCCGCTTAATTGTTCTGGAGATGGGTTTCGAAAACTCTCTGGAGTGAAGATGCCTGAGACAAAAGAGTCATGGTTTGACAAGAGTTTGGATCTTGAGGAATGCAAGAACACGTGCTTGAAGAACTGCAGCTGTACAGCATATTCAAATATGGACATCAGGGGTGGAGGAAGTGGATGCTTGCTCTGGTTTGGTGACCTCATTGATAATAGAAGGTTTTCTGAAAACGAGCAAAATATTTATATCAGGATGGCTGCATCAGAACTAG ATAATGGTGACGGTGCAGAGATCAATGCCAACTCCAATGTGaagaaaataatcataataagcACTTTGTCTACAGGAATTTTTCTCCTTGGACTGGTTTTGGTCTTGTATGTTTGGAGAAGGAAGCATCAGGAAAAAG GACAAAGTACTGGTGCTTTGGAAAGAAGGTCAAACAACAAGCACAAAAAGGAAGATCTAAAACTACCATTGTTTGATTTGGATGCTTTAGCTTGTGCAACAGATAATTTTTCTGCTGACAATAAACTCGGAGAAGGGGGTTTTGGGTCTGTTTACAAG GGAACATTAACAGATGGGAGAGAAATTGCTGTGAAGAGGCTCTCTAAGAATTCGAGACAAGGAATTGGCGAGTTCAAGACTGAAGTTGAGTATATTGTGAAATTTCAGCACCGGAATCTCGTGCAGCTTCTAGGATGCTGCTTTGAGGGAGATGAAAAGATGTTAATCTATGAGTTCCTGCCAAACAAAAGTTTGGACTTCTACATTTTCA ATGAAACAGAGGACACGCTACTAGATTGGCCAACACGGTACAACATCATCAATGGAATAGCTCGTGGACTTCTTTATCTTCATCAAGATTCACGTCTAAGAGTAATTCATAGGGACCTGAAAGCCAGCAATATTCTACTGGATTATGAATTGAACCCAAAGATTTCAGACTTTGGCCTGGCTAGAAGTTTTGGAGGAAATGAAATTGAAGCCAATACCATTAAAGTGGCTGGAACATA TGGCTACATTTCCCCAGAGTATGCAATTGAAGGGCTCTACTCGGTAAAATCGGATGTCTTCAGCTTTGGTGTATTGGTGCTAGAGATAGTGAGTGGATATAGGAACAGGGGGTTCAGTCATCCTGAACACAGTCTCAACCTTCTAGGGCAT GCTTGGAGACTATTCCGAGAAGGGAGGAGTATGGAACTGGTTAGGCAATCAATAATTGAAGC